One genomic window of Punica granatum isolate Tunisia-2019 chromosome 1, ASM765513v2, whole genome shotgun sequence includes the following:
- the LOC116192325 gene encoding ascorbate transporter, chloroplastic, with protein MAIGGLISNRNFGGFIGSGKVCQKEKIRGDNLCISPSYARRNVPCQKMQRQKAHFPALRVIVLSNGMNSRTMQMLYSGREAPLLSSQNFRESNRALASSQRSRRYCFSPPLNSSYSSWHELGPSKLLARSDAKVHKSQLVDFNRIRVHYKSEEYDITEAKLEALTPPEASSDVFMVDATAKEASPWWEQFPKRWVIVLLCFAAFLLCNMDRVNMSIAILPMSQEFGWNSATVGLIQSSFFWGYLLTQILGGIWADKIGGKLVLGFGVVWWSVATILTPLAARIGLPVLLIMRAFMGIGEGVAMPAMNNLLSKWIPVSERSRSLALVYSGMYLGSVIGLAFSPVLIHKFGWPSVFYSFGSLGSIWFALWLRKAYSSPKEDPELSENEKEFILGGSISKEPVTVIPWKLILSKAPVWALIISHFCHNWGTFILLTWMPTYYNQVLKFNLTESGLFCVLPWFTMAAFANLGGWIADTLVSRGLSITVVRKIMQSIGFLGPAFFLTQLSHVKTPAMAVLCMACSQGSDAFSQSGLYSNHQDIGPRYAGVLLGLSNTAGVLAGVFGTAATGYILQRGSWDDVFKVAVVLYIIGTLVWNFFSTGEKILD; from the exons ATGGCAATCGGCGGTCTTATCTCGAACCGTAATTTTGGTGGCTTCATCGGCTCAG GAAAAGTTTGtcaaaaggagaaaataagAGGGGATAATCTCTGCATTTCACCAAGCTATGCACGCCGCAACGTTCCCTGTCAGAAAATGCAGAGACAGAAGGCACATTTTCCTGCCCTACGCGTTATTGTTCTTTCAAATGGCATGAACTCGAGAACTATGCAAATGTTGTACAGTGGAAGGGAAGCACCTCTTCTGTCGTCTCAAAATTTTAGGGAGAGTAATCGTGCTCTTGCCTCCTCCCAAAGAAGCAGAAGATACTGTTTCTCTCCTCCGCTAAATTCTTCTTATAGCAGCTGGCATGAACTTGGACCTTCGAAACTGCTGGCCAGATCAGATGCTAAAGTACACAAGTCTCAACTTGTTGATTTTAATAGAATTCGTGTTCACTACAAGTCGGAGGAATATGATATTACGGAAGCAAAGTTGGAGGCATTGACTCCTCCAGAAGCATCTAGTGATGTATTTATGGTGGATGCAACTGCAAAAGAAGCATCTCCTTGGTGGGAGCAGTTCCCAAAGCGCTGGGTGATTGTGCTGCTCTGTTTCGCGGCTTTTCTGTTATGCAACATGGACAGG GTCAATATGAGCATTGCCATTCTTCCCATGTCGCAAGAGTTTGGGTGGAACAGTGCAACAGTTGGATTGATTCAATCCTCATTCTTCTGGGGCTATCTACTTACGCAG ATCCTCGGAGGGATATGGGCTGATAAAATTGGTGGGAAGTTGGTACTGGGATTTGGAGTGGTCTGGTGGTCAGTAGCAACTATTTTGACCCCACTTGCAGCACGAATTGGGCTTCCAGTTTTGCTCATTATGCGTGCGTTTATGGGGATCGGCGAG GGAGTGGCTATGCCTGCTATGAATAATTTACTTTCTAAGTGGATTCCAGTTTCAGAGAGAAGTAGATCTTTGGCACTAGTATACAGTGGCATGTATCTTGGTTCAGTTATAGGGTTGGCATTCTCTCCTGTTCTGATCCATAAGTTTGGGTGGCCATCTGTGTTCTATTCATTTGGCTCTCTCGGAAGTATCTGGTTTGCGTTATGGCTGAGAAAA GCTTATAGTTCACCAAAAGAAGATCCAGAGCTtagtgaaaatgaaaaagaatttatCCTAGGAGGCAGCATATCCAAGGAACCGGTGACTGTTATCCCGTGGAAATTGATTTTATCAAAAGCACCTGTCTGGGCTTTAATAATCTCCCATTTCTGCCACAACTGGGGAACCTTTATTCTTTTAACATGGATGCCGACATACTACAACCAG GTTCTGAAGTTCAACCTCACTGAATCTGGGCTCTTCTGTGTCTTACCATGGTTTACAATGGCTGCATTTGCCAACTTAGGAGGATGGATTGCCGACACACTTGTTAGCAGAGGTCTCTCCATTACGGTTGTTCGTAAG ATAATGCAGTCAATTGGGTTTTTAGGCCCAGCCTTCTTCCTTACACAACTGAGCCATGTGAAGACACCTGCTATGGCAGTCCTATGCATGGCATGTAGTCAG GGATCTGACGCATTCTCTCAATCGGGTCTGTATTCCAATCACCAAGACATTGGACCACGTTATGCT GGAGTACTGCTCGGGTTATCGAACACAGCAGGAGTGCTTGCCGGTGTCTTTGGGACAGCTGCGACTGGATATATACTTCAACGGG GTTCTTGGGATGATGTATTTAAGGTTGCTGTCGTACTGTACATCATCGGCACCCTAGTATGGAACTTTTTTTCCACCGGAGAGAAAATTCTCGACTAG